In one Arachis duranensis cultivar V14167 chromosome 9, aradu.V14167.gnm2.J7QH, whole genome shotgun sequence genomic region, the following are encoded:
- the LOC107464572 gene encoding uncharacterized protein LOC107464572, with protein sequence MVVFGEHSDDGSFGDIDGKNDSEDEINAVSEVEDRSWPNKDFEVDDAGYGHGESTVCRRMLVQDGEEIRDTQRGKHEYENDEEIGDDQSSTLEEQMLENRRAWELAVESGAVLYNEEEDIMAILQTQNDEIAQKKAGIEGDEKLRMIKDLKQRFRLNMLGLIETKRHIVTKFDVARILGCDSVGWEFDEVEGASGGLLLIWDEMDMHLVDLLLNDRKFTWFRGLSCNRIDRVLLSLEWVEEFPEIRLRGGPRGLSDHCPMVVEDTRLRCGPRPFWSLNSWFTHTDFLRMVKEEWRGLEEMQFTDKLKALTILLGRWHRDNFGDMDKKIMMFEEVIKKIDDMVINGVYDGTMEVLHNIASTRRRNNRIDALVIDERLVRNQARIKVAIREFYKKLYYQEESPLVGFRDGQVDMIAEEDVVALEVLPSIEEIRGAVWDCESSRAPGSDGYNMNFIKKCWDEVGAEFTAAMLEFFQTSRLPTDSNIAWAALVGQVELYGYCFTEDGIWAKVEGVGYGVYRHYFYVGVDKRFTNKAIQYGKRPKIR encoded by the exons ATGGTGGTGTTTGGGGAGCATAGTGACGACGGGAGTTTTGGGGATATCGACGGGAAAAATGATTCAGAAGATGAGATAAATGCTGTAAGTGAAGTCGAAGATAGAAGCTGGCCAAATAAGGATTTCGAGGTCGATGATGCTGGATATGGACATGGCGAATCGACTGTATGTAGGAGGATGTTGGTGCAGGATGGGGAGGAAATCAGAGATACTCAAAGGGGAAAACACGAATATGAAAATGACGAGGAAATTGGTGACGACCAGAGTTCAACCTTGGAGGAGCAAATGCTGGAAAACAGGAGAGCGTGGGAACTCGCAGTGGAATCCGGTGCAGTGTTGTACaacgaagaagaagatatcATGGCTATTCTCCAAACTCAAAATGATGAAATTGCTCAAAAAAAGGCAG GGATTGAGGGGGATGAAAAATTGAGAATGATTAAGGACCTAAAGCAAAGATTTAGATTGAATATGTTAGGTTTGATTGAGACTAAAAGGCATATAGTGACGAAGTTTGATGTAGCTAGAATTTTGGGGTGTGATAGTGTTGGGTGGGAATTTGATGAAGTTGAGGGTGCATCTGGTGGATTATTGTTAATATGGGATGAAATG GATATGCATCTGGTGGACTTACTGCTTAATGACCGGAAGTTTACTTGGTTCAGAGGTCTTTCATGTAACCGGATTGATAGAGTTCTGCTTAGTCTAGAATGGGTTGAGGAGTTTCCAGAGATTCGCTTGAGAGGAGGACCAAGGGGCCTGTCAGATCATTGCCCGATGGTAGTGGAAGATACAAGGTTGAGATGTGGACCAAGACCGTTTTGGAGCCTTAACTCATGGTTTACACACACAGATTTTCTAAGAATGGTTAAAGAGGAATGGAGGGGATTAGAGGAGATGCAGTTCACAGATAAATTGAAGGCCTTAACGATTCTACTTGGGAGATGGCACAGAGACAACTTTGGTGACATGGATAAGAAGATTATGATGTTTGAGGAAGTGATCAAGAAGATCGATGACATGGTTATCAATGGGGTGTATGATGGAACGATGGAG GTACTTCACAACATAGCTTCAACAAGAAGGAGGAATAATAGGATTGATGCATTGGTAATTGATGAAAGGTTAGTAAGAAATCAAGCAAGAATAAAAGTAGCCATCAGAGAGTTTTACAAGAAGTTATATTATCAAGAGGAGTCTCCTTTGGTGGGTTTTCGGGATGGACAAGTAGATATGATAGCTGAGGAGGACGTTGTGGCTTTAGAGGTGCTGCCGTCGATTGAGGAGATCAGAGGTGCAGTGTGGGACTGTGAATCATCGAGGGCACCTGGAAGCGATGGGTACAACATGAATTTCATCAAGAAGTGTTGGGATGAGGTTGGGGCTGAGTTCACGGCAGCTATGTTGGAGTTCTTTCAGACTTCCAGGTTACCAACAGATTCTAATATCGCATGGGCTGCattagtg